The Astyanax mexicanus isolate ESR-SI-001 chromosome 20, AstMex3_surface, whole genome shotgun sequence genome contains a region encoding:
- the LOC103023969 gene encoding prenylcysteine oxidase 1 isoform X2 gives MYLCSLSVRALLFVGVCQVGRRGFVSATETKEQPKKIGLSARADVSSKAAIFNGKELMFEESDWFIVNFLRMLWRYGFNSIRMHMWVEGILDKFMRIYQYQQFGYSFSSVEQLLHAMGGESFHVLLNQTLEEAMLADGFSQVFINDIVTPITRVYYGQSVRLSAFVGAVALARADSGLWAVDGGNKRVCSGLLYHSKAELIQARVTAISTRTRPSKSGTVTNFYEVNYVGDSGHAHSLYDIVIVATPLHQGLSDISFSGFSPPIPSHFPGRYHQTMATLVLGRVNMSYLGSDHKPADFVFSDILTTDNEELEIISLSSLDPINIPKGYQRPPASSSKVWKIFSSTPLSEEQLGAIFESREGVWVKPWLAYPSYTPPQRRMPPFILHDRLFYLNAIEWAASSMEMSAIAARNVALLAHHRWHGQTGKIDQEDLHTRLRGEL, from the exons ATGTATCTGTGTAGTCTGTCAGTCAGAGCACTTTTATTCGTCGGGGTCTGTCAGGTCGGACGTAGGGGCTTCGTCTCGGCCACAGAGACTAAAGAGCAGCCTAAAAAAATTG GTTTGTCAGCGCGCGCTGATGTTTCTTCTAAAGCAGCGATCTTTAATGGGAAGGAGCTGATGTTTGAGGAGAGTGACTGGTTCATCGTGAACTTCCTGCGCATGCTGTGGCGATACGGCTTTAACTCGATCCGCATGCACATGTGGGTAGAGGGAATTCTGGACAAGTTCATGAG GATTTATCAGTACCAGCAGTTTGGATACTCCTTCTCCAGTGTGGAGCAGCTGCTGCATGCTATGGGTGGAGAAAGCTTCCACGTGCTGCTGAATCAGACGCTGGAGGAGGCCATGCTGGCTGACGGCTTCTCCCAGGTCTTTATTAATGATATTGTGACCCCGATCACGCGGGTTTACTACGGACAGAGCGTTCGTCTCAGTGCTTTCGTGG GAGCCGTAGCTCTGGCGAGGGCCGACTCGGGCCTTTGGGCGGTGGATGGAGGTAATAAGAGGGTTTGCTCAGGCCTTCTGTACCACAGCAAAGCTGAACTCATCCAGGCCAGAGTCACTGCCATCAGTACCAGGACGAGGCCGTCTAAAAGCG GCACTGTAACGAACTTTTACGAAGTGAACTACGTCGGCGACTCTGGCCACGCCCACTCCCTTTATGACATTGTGATCGTAGCCACGCCCCTTCACCAGGGCCTCTCAGACATCAGCTTCTCTGGCTTCTCTCCTCCAATCCCCTCCCACTTCCCCGGCCGGTACCACCAGACCATGGCCACGCTGGTCCTGGGCCGGGTCAACATGTCGTACCTGGGGTCAGATCATAAACCAGCAGATTTTGTGTTTTCTGATATTCTGACCACTGATAACGAGGAGCTGGAGATAATCAGCCTGAGTTCTCTGGACCCGATCAACATTCCCAAGGGCTACCAGCGTCCACCAGCCAGCTCCAGCAAAGTGTGGAAGATCTTCTCCTCGACGCCGCTGTCTGAGGAGCAGCTGGGGGCGATATTTGAGTCTCGGGAGGGGGTCTGGGTCAAGCCCTGGCTTGCGTACCCGTCCTACACCCCCCCTCAGCGCCGCATGCCCCCCTTCATCCTCCACGACCGGCTGTTCTACCTGAACGCCATCGAGTGGGCCGCCAGCAGCATGGAAATGAGCGCCATCGCCGCTCGGAACGTGGCGCTGCTCGCCCACCACCGCTGGCATGGCCAGACTGGCAAAATTGACCAGGAGGACCTGCACACCCGCCTCCGGGGGGAGCTGTAG
- the LOC103023969 gene encoding prenylcysteine oxidase 1 isoform X1: MYLCSLSVRALLFVGVCQVGRRGFVSATETKEQPKKIAVIGGGIGGTSAAYFLRQEFGSSVKIDVFEAGTVGGRLATENIRGQDYENGGSIIHPLNLHMKHFVDRLGLSARADVSSKAAIFNGKELMFEESDWFIVNFLRMLWRYGFNSIRMHMWVEGILDKFMRIYQYQQFGYSFSSVEQLLHAMGGESFHVLLNQTLEEAMLADGFSQVFINDIVTPITRVYYGQSVRLSAFVGAVALARADSGLWAVDGGNKRVCSGLLYHSKAELIQARVTAISTRTRPSKSGTVTNFYEVNYVGDSGHAHSLYDIVIVATPLHQGLSDISFSGFSPPIPSHFPGRYHQTMATLVLGRVNMSYLGSDHKPADFVFSDILTTDNEELEIISLSSLDPINIPKGYQRPPASSSKVWKIFSSTPLSEEQLGAIFESREGVWVKPWLAYPSYTPPQRRMPPFILHDRLFYLNAIEWAASSMEMSAIAARNVALLAHHRWHGQTGKIDQEDLHTRLRGEL; this comes from the exons ATGTATCTGTGTAGTCTGTCAGTCAGAGCACTTTTATTCGTCGGGGTCTGTCAGGTCGGACGTAGGGGCTTCGTCTCGGCCACAGAGACTAAAGAGCAGCCTAAAAAAATTG CTGTGATTGGAGGAGGAATCGGAGGAACGTCAGCAGCGTATTTCCTCAGGCAGGAGTTCGGATCGTCGGTGAAGATCGATGTGTTCGAGGCAGGAACTGTAGGAGGACGTCTGGCTACAGAGAACATCAGAGGACAGGATTATGAAAACGGAGGCTCTATTATACATCCGCTCAATTTGCATATGAAGCACTTTGTAGACAGACTAG GTTTGTCAGCGCGCGCTGATGTTTCTTCTAAAGCAGCGATCTTTAATGGGAAGGAGCTGATGTTTGAGGAGAGTGACTGGTTCATCGTGAACTTCCTGCGCATGCTGTGGCGATACGGCTTTAACTCGATCCGCATGCACATGTGGGTAGAGGGAATTCTGGACAAGTTCATGAG GATTTATCAGTACCAGCAGTTTGGATACTCCTTCTCCAGTGTGGAGCAGCTGCTGCATGCTATGGGTGGAGAAAGCTTCCACGTGCTGCTGAATCAGACGCTGGAGGAGGCCATGCTGGCTGACGGCTTCTCCCAGGTCTTTATTAATGATATTGTGACCCCGATCACGCGGGTTTACTACGGACAGAGCGTTCGTCTCAGTGCTTTCGTGG GAGCCGTAGCTCTGGCGAGGGCCGACTCGGGCCTTTGGGCGGTGGATGGAGGTAATAAGAGGGTTTGCTCAGGCCTTCTGTACCACAGCAAAGCTGAACTCATCCAGGCCAGAGTCACTGCCATCAGTACCAGGACGAGGCCGTCTAAAAGCG GCACTGTAACGAACTTTTACGAAGTGAACTACGTCGGCGACTCTGGCCACGCCCACTCCCTTTATGACATTGTGATCGTAGCCACGCCCCTTCACCAGGGCCTCTCAGACATCAGCTTCTCTGGCTTCTCTCCTCCAATCCCCTCCCACTTCCCCGGCCGGTACCACCAGACCATGGCCACGCTGGTCCTGGGCCGGGTCAACATGTCGTACCTGGGGTCAGATCATAAACCAGCAGATTTTGTGTTTTCTGATATTCTGACCACTGATAACGAGGAGCTGGAGATAATCAGCCTGAGTTCTCTGGACCCGATCAACATTCCCAAGGGCTACCAGCGTCCACCAGCCAGCTCCAGCAAAGTGTGGAAGATCTTCTCCTCGACGCCGCTGTCTGAGGAGCAGCTGGGGGCGATATTTGAGTCTCGGGAGGGGGTCTGGGTCAAGCCCTGGCTTGCGTACCCGTCCTACACCCCCCCTCAGCGCCGCATGCCCCCCTTCATCCTCCACGACCGGCTGTTCTACCTGAACGCCATCGAGTGGGCCGCCAGCAGCATGGAAATGAGCGCCATCGCCGCTCGGAACGTGGCGCTGCTCGCCCACCACCGCTGGCATGGCCAGACTGGCAAAATTGACCAGGAGGACCTGCACACCCGCCTCCGGGGGGAGCTGTAG